The Paraburkholderia largidicola DNA segment GGTGCAATGGAAAAGTTTTTCTATCTGTTGAACCAGAGTCATCCGAATCATTTCGCCATGATCGGCGAAGTATCGGGGCCGACGCGCATCGATCAGTGGCAGGACGCGCTCGATCTGGTCGCGCACCATTCGCCACTCGTGTGGTCACGTGTCGAACGCGGCAGCAATGGTGTACCGGCATTCGTGCCCGTTCCACATGGTTCGGTCCCCATGAAAGTGGCACAGCTCGGTTCGACGAAATGGACGGATGAAGTGGCCGCGCAAATCGCGCAACCCTTTGATGAGATGCGTCCGCCGCTGCTGCGCGCGACGCTGCTGCATGGCGAGGCACATTCGATCATCGTGCTCGTCGCGCATCATTCGATCGGCGACGGGTTGTCGCTGACTTCATTACTCGGCGATCTGCTGCGCGCGGTGGCGGGCGAAAATCTGATGCGTAGCGGCGAGACGAGGGCGCTAGAGCGTTTGATCGAACTGAAGCATGGGGCACCGAAGCTTCCTTCGAGTGCGCCAGTGCCATCGGATGAACCCATGCGCGCGCCGCTGGAGATGCGGCGGCCGGACGGTTCGGCGCCGCACGTCGAGGCGCTGCGTCTGACGTCCACGATGACGCGCACGTTGCGCGAGCGCTCAAGGGCGGAGGGTACCTCGGTTCAGTCGGCGTTGATCGCGGCGTTCACGCGGGCAATGTGTTTTCTGAATGCCAACGCGCAGAAGGAACCGCGCGTGCTTTCGCCCATCGATTTGCGGCGTCGCCTGCTCGACGGCAGCGATCATCTTGCGATGTGTGCGAGCGGCGTAGTTCACGCCGACGACGGTCCGCGTGACGCGAGCCTGTGGAGCCGCGCGCGCCACGCCGGACAGGCGTTCGTTGATATCGAGTCGACGGAGGTGCTGGCAGAGCGCGTGCTGACGGCGCACGCTTTGCTCGACACCGTGAATGGAGCGGCCGACGCGAAAGCCGTTTTCGCGCAGGCATTCGCGAACGATGCAGTCGTCACGAATCTCGGCGTCGTGAATCTGCCGAAACGGTTCGGCCCGCTTACGCTCGACGCGGTCTGGGGGCCGTCGGTTTCAGTGGGTGTCGTCGATGAACAGGTCATCGGCGCGGCGACGTTCGGCGGGCAACTGCATCTGGTGCACACGAGCTATTCGCCCGTGATGGGTCTGCTCGACCAGATGGTGTTGGAAATCACGGCGGCGCTGATGAACGAAAGCGCGAACGCCAGCGAGTAGCCGCTTTCGACGTAAGAGGGAAGGGCAGGCGAACTCAATCGTCGCAGCGCACGTCCTTCTTCTGCACGACGATAATGATGGGATACGTCTGGCCATGTTCGAGTTCGATGCGCGCGACCACCGACATCGTCGCGCTGTCGATCTCGTCATACACGCTCACCTTCTCTTTGCGAAGGTTCTCGACGCCGACGCATCCGGTTGCGCGCCCTTCGTCGTTCACCTGGCATTGGATCGGGTGCTCGGAGATGTAGCGATAGCGGTCGCGGTCGGGCGTCGCGAGGTATTCGCGCATGCTGTCAGCCGCTCCGCCGACGCCCGTCACATAGCCGATTGCGCAACTGAGGTTATCGTTCGAGCCGGAGTCGGCGGCAATCGCAGCCGTGCTCACGACGGCGAATGCCGCCGCGAGTGTCGATGCAAGAAGGAATTTCATCGCGCAGTGTGCCTCGCAGTTTGCCTGTTACGATCGAAGTGCTGGATTGTAACGGCAACGCGCGAAACGGGTCGGGCTACGCGAGGTTCGGCGGCGCGGCCTTCAGCACGTCCACATGCCTGGGAATCAGTCCAAGCTCGAGGAACGTATCCGCAATCTGCTGCTGTTCGGCGATGATCGCGCGCGTGATGGGCTGCGTGCCGAACTGCTGCCGCGCCACGGCCACGTCGACGACGGGCTTCGGCAAGCCCCACAACTGCGCGAGTTCGCTCGCCAGTTGATCCTTGTTCTGCCGGCCCCATTCATCGACTTTGCCGAGTTCCTCGATCACGATGCGGATCACGTCGGCATTTTTCGCGGCATATGTCTGCGACGAAAAATAGTACGCGCGATTGCCGACCACGCCGCTCGCATCGGCAATCACGCGAGCGCCGAGTGTTTTCTCCGCTGCGGCGAAGAACGGATCCCAGATCACCCACGCGTCGATGGACGCGCGCTCGAACGCGGCGCGTGCATCGGCAGGCGCGAGGAACACGAGGTTCACGTCGCCGTACTGCAAGCCGTGCTGACGCAGCAGCTTCACCAGAAAGTAATGGACGTTGCTGCCTTTGTTGAGCGCGATCCGCTTTCCCTTCAGGTCCGCGACCGTGCGGATCGGCGAATTCGGCGGCACGAGCACGGCTTCGGATTGCGGCCGCGTCACCGTCGCCGCGACATACGCGAGCGGCGCGCCCGCGGCCTGCGCGAAAATCGGCGGCGCTTCGCCGACGTCGCCGAAATCGATCGAACCGACGTTCAGCGCCTCCAGTTGCACGGGGCCCGCGGCGAATTCCGTCCAGCTCACGGATACGTTGAGCGGCGCGAGCCGCTTTTCGAGCGTGCCGCGTCCCTTGAGCAGATTCAGATAACCCTTCTGATTGCCGATGCGCAGCGTGCGCGGTGAGCCTTGCGCGAAGGCGGCGGGCACGGCCGCCGCCGCAGCGGCAGCCAGCGACTGTTTGAGAAACGAACGTCGATTGGTCATGGACATGGCGAGTGCGCGCGCGGTCAGTGCTGCGGTGCGCCGTCCCATGCGGGCAGCGTTGCGCCGTGGTAGACGGTCAGGATCGACGAAGCGACATTGGCCTGCTGATAGCTGTCGACCAGCGTCTTCACCCAGGCCGCTTTCGCATCCTTCGAATTGACGGCGATGAAGTTGCGATACGGGTTGCCCGGCACCTGCTCCTGCGCAATGCGTTCCTGCGGAATCTGGATGCCCGCCTTGATTGCCCAGTCGGTGTTGACGACGGCTGCATCCACATCGCCGATCGCGCGGCCCACGATGCCCGCGTCGAGTTCCTTGATCTGGATGTGCTTCGGATTGTCCGCGATGTCGCGAGCCGTCGGCAGCAGGCCGACATCGGGACGCAGCTTGATGAGCCCGTTGGCCTGCAAAAGCAGCAGCGCGCGGCCTTCGTTGCTCGGGTCGTTCGGCACGCCGATCGTCGCGTTTTGCGGCAGCGCTGCGACCGACTTCACCTTGCGCGAATAGAGGCCAATCGGCTGCACATAGGTAAAGCCGACAGGCACGATGTCGTAGTGGCGCGCGGCGATCTGCGCATCGAGATACGGCTTGTGCTGGAACGAGTTGGCGTCGAGGTCGTGTTGCGCGAGCGCCTCGTTGGGTTGTGTGTAGTCGGAGAACGTCGTGATCTTGACCTTGATGCCGTGCTTCGCCGCGTTGGCCGCGACCGCGCGCCACACGTCCTCGTCTTCGCCCGACATGATGCCGACGCGCACCGTCTGGTCCGCGGCGAGCGCCGTTTGTGCGCTCACGATCCCGCATGTCAGCAGAACAGAGAAGAGTGCGGCCTTGAGCGTGCTGGTTGTTTTCATGATTCTGAAGTCATCGGTTGAAGATGCCGAGATCGTAGAGAGGCGCTCGTGACCGCGCAAATAATATCGAGCGCTATCGTTATCGCGTATGAGCGCAAGCGTTTCAAGGCGGTCCGGCAGCGCGTTTTGCCGGGTGTCAGTCCGGCGAACGGTGGGATTGCGAGGATCCGAAGTAGCTGAGCGCGAGCGCGGTTGCCGCGGGCGGAAGAATGAGTGAGCAATCTTCAAGGCGGCGGGTTGCCCTAATATTGGGCAACAGTCAGAGGAGGGCATGCGATGCCGTCAACGTCCGCCATCGCGTCTATGTTCGTTGCGCTCGCCGCGATGGGTGGCGCTGCATCGGCGCATGCGGCCGATGCCGCCACTGCCGCCGACGTCGCGGCAAGCGAGCCCAAAACGCTCAAGGAGCGTCTCGGCGACAAGGCAAGCGACGACCAGCGCGTCGATAACTGCAAGGTGCCCGTCGCGGAGCGGGGCAGCAAGGTGCGCCCGGACGACTGTCTGCACCGGCGCAGCGCCGCAAATTAGCGCCGCTGCGTGGGCGCGGGTATCGCGCAGCTAGTGCGACACCTTCGCGGGCCGCTGCCGGAAAACCGTCCCGCAAACCAGAATGAACAGGACGAGTGCGATCGATGCGCCATAGCGGCTCATCGCGAGACCGCCGTTGGCGATCGGCTTGTCGAGGAAATCGCCGACGACGGCACCGAGCGGGCGCGTCAGGATGAACGCGGCCCAGAAAAGAAAGGTGCGCGGCACCCGCGTCGCATAGTGGGCGATGACGAGCGCCAGCAGCAGGCCGCCGTAGATCAGCGCCGCGCCCGCGTAGCCAAGACCTTCCGTGTCGGCTGTCCAGTCGCCGAGCGCGGTGCCGAGCGTCTGCGAAAACATGATCGTCACCCAGTAGAACATTTCGGCCTTCGACGACGACACCGTCGTCACGGATACCGATCCCATCGTCCGGTACCAGACCAGCAGCGACGCGAGCAGCAGGCCCAGCAGCAGCGTGCTGCCGCCCGCGTAGCCGATGCCGAGCGAGCGATCGGCAAAATCGGCGAGCGTCGTGCCGACGGTCGTGGTTGCGATGATCGTGACCCAGTACAACACGGGATTGAAGCGGTCCGCCTTGATCTGCGCGGTCACGGCGACCAGAAAAATCACGCCGAAAATCAGCGTGCTGATGAGATAGCCGAGGTTCATCGACATCGAAGCGGCATCGCCACCCGTTTCGCCGAGCGTGGTGGCGGCAATCTTGATGATCCAGAAGGCGAGCGTGACCTCGGGAACCTTGGCGACGGCGTTGTTCAGTTTTTCCATGGCGTCGGGCGTGAAAGTGAGTGAGGCGCGTCGAGCGTCGTAGTTCGCTGCAGCGCGGCATAAAGGCCACAGACTAGGGGGCGTCTGCTTAAGAGAGCCTTATTTCCTCTGCTTTCAATCAGATGAAATCCGCCATGGAACAGTGAGGGTCAATTCAGGCGGCCCTTGTGCATCGACACGATCACGCGCGCCCACAGCCCGCCCTCCGGATGATTGCCCAGCTTGAGTTTCGCGCCGCAATGCTGCGCCAGCCGGCTGACGATCGCGAGTCCGAGTCCCCAATGCTCGCCGTGCTCCATATTGGGCTCGCCGCTCGTTTCGTTCGACGCGAGACGCACGAACGGCTGCATCGCCGCAGCCAGGT contains these protein-coding regions:
- a CDS encoding phthiocerol/phthiodiolone dimycocerosyl transferase family protein, whose product is MNSLAEPVMTRAARSLGAMEKFFYLLNQSHPNHFAMIGEVSGPTRIDQWQDALDLVAHHSPLVWSRVERGSNGVPAFVPVPHGSVPMKVAQLGSTKWTDEVAAQIAQPFDEMRPPLLRATLLHGEAHSIIVLVAHHSIGDGLSLTSLLGDLLRAVAGENLMRSGETRALERLIELKHGAPKLPSSAPVPSDEPMRAPLEMRRPDGSAPHVEALRLTSTMTRTLRERSRAEGTSVQSALIAAFTRAMCFLNANAQKEPRVLSPIDLRRRLLDGSDHLAMCASGVVHADDGPRDASLWSRARHAGQAFVDIESTEVLAERVLTAHALLDTVNGAADAKAVFAQAFANDAVVTNLGVVNLPKRFGPLTLDAVWGPSVSVGVVDEQVIGAATFGGQLHLVHTSYSPVMGLLDQMVLEITAALMNESANASE
- a CDS encoding sulfonate ABC transporter substrate-binding protein, producing MSMTNRRSFLKQSLAAAAAAAVPAAFAQGSPRTLRIGNQKGYLNLLKGRGTLEKRLAPLNVSVSWTEFAAGPVQLEALNVGSIDFGDVGEAPPIFAQAAGAPLAYVAATVTRPQSEAVLVPPNSPIRTVADLKGKRIALNKGSNVHYFLVKLLRQHGLQYGDVNLVFLAPADARAAFERASIDAWVIWDPFFAAAEKTLGARVIADASGVVGNRAYYFSSQTYAAKNADVIRIVIEELGKVDEWGRQNKDQLASELAQLWGLPKPVVDVAVARQQFGTQPITRAIIAEQQQIADTFLELGLIPRHVDVLKAAPPNLA
- a CDS encoding MetQ/NlpA family lipoprotein, which translates into the protein MKTTSTLKAALFSVLLTCGIVSAQTALAADQTVRVGIMSGEDEDVWRAVAANAAKHGIKVKITTFSDYTQPNEALAQHDLDANSFQHKPYLDAQIAARHYDIVPVGFTYVQPIGLYSRKVKSVAALPQNATIGVPNDPSNEGRALLLLQANGLIKLRPDVGLLPTARDIADNPKHIQIKELDAGIVGRAIGDVDAAVVNTDWAIKAGIQIPQERIAQEQVPGNPYRNFIAVNSKDAKAAWVKTLVDSYQQANVASSILTVYHGATLPAWDGAPQH
- a CDS encoding COG4705 family protein, yielding MEKLNNAVAKVPEVTLAFWIIKIAATTLGETGGDAASMSMNLGYLISTLIFGVIFLVAVTAQIKADRFNPVLYWVTIIATTTVGTTLADFADRSLGIGYAGGSTLLLGLLLASLLVWYRTMGSVSVTTVSSSKAEMFYWVTIMFSQTLGTALGDWTADTEGLGYAGAALIYGGLLLALVIAHYATRVPRTFLFWAAFILTRPLGAVVGDFLDKPIANGGLAMSRYGASIALVLFILVCGTVFRQRPAKVSH